One region of Bacillus pumilus genomic DNA includes:
- a CDS encoding aldo/keto reductase, with amino-acid sequence MNHLQSTKTLNNGVHMPGFGLGVFKVEDGAELIDAVKTAIQIGYRSIDTAAIYGNEEGVGRGIQLGLAETGLRREDLFVTSKVWNADLGYESTLQAYEESLKKLQLDYLDLYLIHWPVEGKYKDAWRALETLYREGKVRAIGVSNFQPHHLDDLLKDADIIPAINQVEFHPKLTQEALYTYLNTHGIQMEAWSPLMQGELLHHPVIKELSDTYGKTPAQIILRWDVQKGVITIPKSTKAHRLKENADIFDFVLSDEDMKRLSDLNENKRIGPDPDNFDF; translated from the coding sequence ATGAATCATTTACAAAGTACAAAAACATTAAACAATGGAGTCCACATGCCAGGATTTGGTCTCGGTGTATTCAAGGTGGAAGATGGTGCAGAATTAATAGACGCCGTCAAAACAGCCATTCAAATAGGCTATCGCAGTATTGATACAGCGGCTATTTATGGCAATGAGGAAGGGGTTGGACGAGGCATACAACTTGGTCTTGCAGAAACAGGACTGCGCCGCGAAGACCTCTTTGTGACATCAAAAGTGTGGAATGCCGATTTAGGATATGAATCCACTCTACAAGCATATGAGGAAAGCTTGAAAAAACTTCAGCTTGACTACTTGGATCTATATTTAATTCATTGGCCGGTTGAAGGAAAATATAAAGACGCTTGGCGTGCGCTGGAAACCTTGTATCGTGAAGGAAAGGTTAGAGCCATTGGTGTGAGCAACTTCCAGCCGCATCATCTAGACGACCTATTAAAAGATGCAGACATCATACCAGCCATCAATCAAGTCGAGTTTCACCCAAAACTGACGCAGGAAGCACTCTATACGTATTTGAACACACATGGCATTCAAATGGAAGCTTGGTCACCGCTCATGCAGGGGGAACTGCTTCATCATCCGGTGATCAAAGAACTCTCGGACACATACGGCAAAACACCTGCTCAAATTATTTTGCGCTGGGATGTGCAAAAAGGCGTCATCACCATTCCAAAATCAACGAAAGCGCATCGTTTAAAAGAAAATGCAGACATATTTGATTTTGTCTTATCTGATGAGGATATGAAACGTCTTTCTGACTTAAATGAAAACAAACGGATCGGTCCAGACCCAGACAACTTTGACTTTTAA
- a CDS encoding winged helix-turn-helix transcriptional regulator, which produces MEKKKYNISVEATLEVIGGKWKCVILCHLTHGKKRTSELKRLMPNITQKMLTQQLRELESDGVINRIVYEQVPPKVEYELSEYGQSLERILNALCDWGAAHIERVYGEPLSVLEDSILNEQFK; this is translated from the coding sequence ATGGAAAAGAAAAAATATAATATCTCCGTGGAAGCGACCCTTGAGGTCATTGGCGGGAAGTGGAAGTGCGTGATTTTATGTCATTTAACACATGGAAAAAAACGCACAAGTGAATTGAAGAGACTCATGCCAAACATCACACAAAAAATGCTCACGCAGCAGCTGAGAGAGCTTGAAAGTGATGGGGTGATTAACCGGATTGTGTATGAGCAAGTACCGCCTAAAGTGGAATATGAATTAAGTGAATACGGTCAGTCGCTCGAAAGAATTCTGAATGCGCTATGTGATTGGGGAGCAGCTCATATTGAACGTGTGTACGGAGAGCCGCTTTCAGTGCTAGAAGACAGCATTTTAAATGAACAATTTAAATAA
- a CDS encoding MFS transporter — protein MKKKQNQFALLALAISAFAIGTTEFISVGLLPMISEDFGVSVSQAGWTVSLYALGVTFGAPILTSLTSAMKRKTLLLLIMLVFLIGNTLATMAPTFSVLLIGRVISALSHGIFMSIGSTIAASLVVKEKRASAIAFMFTGLTVATVTGVPFGTFLGHELGWRTSFGVIVIIGLIALISNYFLVPSQLKQGVKTSFKDQAVLLKTKRILLLFVITATGYGGTFVVFTYLSPLLQHVTGLAPGAVALILLLYGITIAAGNVIGGKAANEKPMKALIYMFIIQSIILFILSLAAGFTVLGIATVMLMGLFAFMNVPGLQVAVVDFAERYTPGAVDVASAMNIAAFNAGIAIGSFLGGIVTDTLGLVHTGWVGGIMVLIAAILTMISFRMEQQEQNQTI, from the coding sequence ATGAAGAAAAAACAAAACCAATTTGCCCTTCTCGCACTAGCTATTAGTGCTTTTGCTATAGGAACCACTGAGTTTATTAGTGTCGGTCTTTTGCCGATGATTTCAGAGGACTTTGGAGTGAGCGTCAGCCAGGCGGGCTGGACCGTCTCTTTATATGCACTTGGTGTGACATTCGGCGCCCCTATTTTGACTTCTCTGACTTCAGCGATGAAAAGAAAAACATTGCTTTTGCTCATTATGCTCGTCTTTTTGATTGGAAATACACTCGCCACGATGGCTCCGACCTTTTCAGTACTATTAATCGGACGGGTCATTTCAGCCTTATCCCATGGAATCTTTATGTCCATCGGCTCTACGATCGCTGCAAGCCTTGTAGTGAAAGAAAAACGGGCAAGCGCAATTGCCTTTATGTTCACTGGTTTAACAGTAGCGACTGTGACGGGCGTGCCTTTTGGGACATTTCTTGGTCATGAGCTCGGCTGGCGGACATCATTTGGTGTGATTGTCATTATTGGTCTGATCGCACTAATATCTAACTATTTTCTTGTTCCATCTCAATTAAAGCAAGGCGTGAAAACATCATTTAAGGATCAAGCTGTTTTATTAAAAACAAAAAGAATCTTGCTTCTATTTGTCATTACAGCAACAGGATACGGAGGAACCTTTGTCGTCTTTACGTATTTATCCCCTCTCTTACAGCATGTGACAGGTCTTGCGCCTGGGGCGGTGGCATTGATCCTGCTTTTATACGGGATCACGATCGCAGCTGGAAATGTCATTGGCGGAAAGGCTGCAAATGAGAAGCCAATGAAAGCACTCATTTACATGTTTATCATCCAAAGCATCATTTTGTTTATCCTTAGCTTGGCTGCTGGGTTTACGGTGCTAGGCATCGCAACCGTCATGCTGATGGGACTGTTTGCTTTCATGAATGTCCCAGGGCTTCAAGTAGCTGTCGTTGATTTTGCAGAAAGATACACACCAGGAGCAGTCGACGTCGCTTCCGCTATGAATATCGCTGCCTTTAATGCTGGTATCGCCATCGGCTCATTTTTAGGCGGCATCGTGACAGATACTCTTGGGCTTGTGCATACAGGCTGGGTCGGCGGTATCATGGTCCTCATCGCAGCGATTCTCACGATGATTAGTTTTCGAATGGAACAACAAGAACAAAATCAAACCATCTAA
- a CDS encoding extracellular solute-binding protein, whose protein sequence is MGRKKLWLIAFVLLFAASGILSACSSKGSSSDEKVDLDKKVKLTWMAILYHQQPPKDSVLKEIEKLTNTELDITWVPDAVKEDRLNSALAAGNLPQIVTIQDIKNSSAINAFRSGMFWEVGPYLKDYPNLSKMNELINKNASIDGKLYGIYRERPLSRQGIVIRKDWLENLNLDTPKTLDDLYEVAKAFTEKDPNQNGKADTIGFTDRNDLIYGAFKTLGSYEGMPTDWKEDNGKFTPDFMTDEYMNTMKYMKKLRDNGYINKDFPVTSKTQQQELFSQGKAGIYVGNMVDAVNLRDDATDKNMKVDILNRIKGPDGKERVWASGGHNGIFAFPKTSVKSEAELKRILAFFDRIAEEDVYGLMTYGIDGEHYKKEEGNTFVREESQVKSWQTDVQPLVSLVGIDKRYLKNKGDAVRTKYEELEEDNQKIIVANPAESLYSETASERGNELKKIIDDATYKFILGDISEDQFKKDVEKWKSNGGNKIIEEYEVSFKKSK, encoded by the coding sequence ATGGGGAGAAAGAAATTATGGTTGATTGCGTTTGTTCTGTTATTTGCAGCAAGCGGTATTTTATCCGCATGTTCAAGCAAAGGAAGTTCATCGGATGAAAAGGTTGATTTAGACAAAAAAGTGAAGCTGACATGGATGGCCATTTTGTATCATCAGCAGCCGCCGAAAGATTCGGTTTTAAAAGAGATTGAGAAGCTCACAAATACAGAACTTGATATTACGTGGGTGCCTGATGCTGTGAAGGAAGATCGGTTAAATTCTGCACTTGCAGCTGGGAATCTGCCGCAGATTGTGACGATTCAAGACATTAAGAATTCGTCTGCTATTAATGCATTCAGATCAGGTATGTTCTGGGAAGTCGGTCCGTATTTAAAGGATTATCCAAATTTAAGTAAGATGAACGAACTGATTAATAAAAACGCCTCTATAGACGGTAAGCTTTATGGCATTTATAGAGAGAGACCACTTTCAAGACAAGGAATTGTCATTCGAAAGGATTGGCTTGAAAATTTAAATTTGGATACACCAAAAACGTTGGATGATCTTTATGAGGTAGCGAAAGCCTTTACTGAAAAAGATCCGAATCAAAACGGAAAAGCGGATACAATTGGCTTTACGGATCGGAACGATTTGATTTATGGGGCATTTAAAACGCTTGGTTCATATGAGGGAATGCCAACAGACTGGAAAGAAGATAACGGCAAATTCACGCCAGACTTTATGACAGATGAGTACATGAATACGATGAAGTACATGAAGAAACTGCGTGATAATGGCTATATCAACAAAGACTTCCCTGTGACAAGCAAAACACAGCAGCAGGAATTATTCTCACAAGGAAAAGCAGGAATCTATGTTGGAAATATGGTTGATGCTGTGAACTTGAGAGATGACGCGACAGATAAAAACATGAAAGTCGATATCTTGAACCGAATCAAAGGTCCAGATGGCAAAGAACGGGTGTGGGCATCAGGTGGTCATAATGGCATCTTCGCATTCCCTAAAACAAGCGTGAAATCAGAGGCAGAATTAAAGCGAATTTTGGCCTTCTTTGATCGCATTGCAGAAGAAGATGTCTATGGTCTCATGACGTACGGTATAGATGGTGAGCATTATAAGAAAGAAGAAGGGAATACATTTGTCAGGGAAGAAAGCCAAGTGAAAAGCTGGCAGACAGATGTACAGCCGCTTGTCAGTTTAGTAGGCATTGATAAACGCTACTTGAAAAATAAAGGGGATGCGGTTCGTACAAAATATGAAGAGCTGGAAGAAGACAATCAAAAGATCATCGTCGCCAACCCTGCTGAAAGCCTGTATTCAGAAACAGCCTCAGAACGAGGAAATGAATTGAAAAAAATCATCGATGATGCGACCTATAAGTTCATTCTTGGAGACATCAGTGAAGATCAATTTAAGAAAGATGTAGAGAAGTGGAAATCAAATGGTGGCAATAAAATCATAGAAGAATATGAAGTTTCCTTTAAAAAATCAAAATAA
- a CDS encoding carbohydrate ABC transporter permease, giving the protein MKDRLFNLFNYSFLLMFALICVLPFIHVIAASFATVEEVITKKFILFPTTFSLEAYRYIFSTDIVYRSLIVSILVTLVGTAVSMFLSSLMAYGLSRQELKGRRTLMFLVVFTMLFSGGMIPTFIVVKTLGLLDTYWSLILPVAINAFNLIILKNFFQNIPASLEESAKMDGCNDLGIFFKIVLPLSLPAIATISLFYAVTYWNTYMTAILYLNDSVKWPIQVLLRQIVIVSSGMQGDMSDMGSSTPPPDQTIKMAVIVVATIPVLLVYPFIQKHFNKGALLGSVKG; this is encoded by the coding sequence ATTAAAGACCGATTGTTCAACTTATTTAATTACTCTTTTCTACTCATGTTCGCATTAATATGTGTGCTTCCGTTCATCCATGTCATTGCTGCCTCTTTTGCTACAGTAGAAGAGGTCATCACGAAGAAGTTTATCTTGTTCCCGACCACGTTTTCTTTAGAGGCCTATCGGTATATTTTCTCTACGGATATTGTGTACCGCAGCCTTATCGTGTCCATTCTTGTGACACTCGTTGGAACAGCTGTCAGCATGTTTTTGTCCTCACTCATGGCATATGGGCTGTCTCGTCAGGAGTTAAAAGGGCGGAGAACATTGATGTTTCTCGTTGTCTTCACGATGCTATTTAGCGGAGGTATGATTCCGACGTTTATTGTTGTGAAAACACTTGGTCTACTTGATACCTATTGGTCACTGATTCTACCGGTTGCGATCAATGCGTTCAATTTGATCATCTTGAAAAACTTCTTTCAAAACATTCCCGCAAGCCTTGAGGAATCAGCGAAGATGGATGGCTGTAACGATTTAGGGATTTTCTTTAAAATTGTGCTGCCACTTTCTTTGCCAGCTATTGCGACCATTTCACTTTTTTATGCCGTGACGTATTGGAATACGTACATGACCGCCATTCTGTATTTAAATGATTCAGTGAAATGGCCGATTCAGGTACTTCTAAGGCAGATTGTCATTGTTTCGAGCGGAATGCAGGGAGATATGTCGGATATGGGATCATCCACACCACCGCCAGACCAAACGATTAAAATGGCTGTCATTGTGGTAGCCACCATTCCCGTTCTGCTTGTCTATCCATTTATTCAAAAGCATTTCAACAAAGGGGCATTACTAGGTTCTGTAAAAGGTTAA